The Streptomyces sp. RKAG293 genome includes a region encoding these proteins:
- a CDS encoding TetR/AcrR family transcriptional regulator, which translates to MSDRTWGGSTLAARRETRRETLLATALSLAGEDGSAAVTVRSVCRRAKLTDRYFYESFADRDALLLAAFERVATEARDTLADAVARTSPEPAARARAAVEAFVALVLDDPHKGRLLLLEPFADPVLGEHSHRLMPSFTGLIDGQLADGTDDSGRRMTAYALVGGLANLFAGHLRGTLDVPRERLVDHSVQLVLAAHTATTRPDRTGQDRTSPESPRP; encoded by the coding sequence TTGAGCGATCGCACCTGGGGCGGCAGCACGCTGGCCGCCCGACGCGAGACGCGCCGCGAGACGCTGCTCGCGACCGCCCTGAGCCTCGCCGGCGAGGACGGCAGCGCGGCCGTGACCGTCCGCTCCGTCTGCCGCCGCGCCAAGTTGACCGACCGCTACTTCTACGAGAGCTTCGCCGACCGCGACGCGCTGCTGCTCGCCGCCTTCGAACGGGTCGCCACCGAGGCCCGCGACACGCTCGCCGACGCCGTCGCCCGCACCTCGCCGGAGCCGGCGGCCAGGGCCCGCGCCGCCGTCGAGGCGTTCGTCGCGCTCGTCCTGGACGACCCGCACAAGGGGCGGCTGCTGCTCCTCGAACCCTTCGCCGATCCGGTCCTGGGCGAGCACAGCCACCGGCTGATGCCGTCCTTCACCGGCCTCATCGACGGCCAGCTCGCGGACGGCACGGACGACTCCGGCCGCCGGATGACCGCCTATGCCCTGGTCGGCGGCCTGGCGAACCTGTTCGCCGGCCACCTCCGCGGCACCCTGGACGTCCCGCGCGAACGCCTCGTCGACCACAGCGTCCAACTGGTCCTCGCCGCCCATACGGCGACCACCCGGCCGGACCGCACCGGCCAGGACCGCACCAGCCCGGAATCCCCCCGTCCCTGA
- a CDS encoding siderophore-interacting protein — protein sequence MSELPFRFFDLRVLRTARLAPDFVRVTFGGTDLAPLASGGRDQRFKLFLPQHGQDAPVMPDPSDPDWFTAWRALDPEVRGLMRTYTVAELRDAGEPAGRPAELDVDFALHGDIGPASRWAQAARPGDRVTILGAVEEDNGGIDFRPPPGTDTVLLTADATALPAVAGILAWLPPGLPAKVWIDIPHADDRRELPSRADTVVTWLIGDDAPPVLEALRAAELPGSTRYAWIAGESGTVKALRRHLVSERGFDRKAITFTGYWKRGSSEDELIAEVVA from the coding sequence ATGAGCGAGCTGCCCTTCCGCTTCTTCGACCTGCGGGTCCTGCGGACGGCCCGGCTCGCACCGGACTTCGTGCGGGTCACCTTCGGCGGCACCGACCTGGCCCCGCTCGCCTCCGGCGGACGGGACCAGCGGTTCAAGCTGTTCCTGCCGCAGCACGGCCAGGACGCCCCGGTCATGCCCGACCCGTCCGACCCCGACTGGTTCACGGCCTGGCGCGCGCTCGACCCGGAGGTCCGCGGCCTCATGCGCACCTACACCGTCGCCGAACTGCGCGACGCGGGGGAGCCGGCCGGCCGGCCCGCCGAACTGGACGTCGACTTCGCCCTGCACGGCGACATCGGCCCGGCCTCCCGCTGGGCACAGGCCGCCCGCCCCGGCGACCGGGTCACCATCCTCGGCGCGGTCGAGGAGGACAACGGGGGCATCGACTTCCGGCCGCCGCCCGGCACCGACACGGTCCTGCTCACCGCCGACGCCACCGCGCTGCCGGCCGTCGCCGGCATCCTGGCCTGGCTGCCGCCCGGCCTGCCCGCGAAGGTCTGGATCGATATCCCGCACGCCGACGACCGCCGAGAACTGCCCAGCCGGGCCGACACCGTGGTGACCTGGCTCATCGGCGACGACGCGCCGCCGGTCCTGGAGGCCCTGCGCGCCGCGGAACTGCCCGGGAGCACGCGGTACGCCTGGATCGCGGGGGAGTCCGGGACGGTCAAGGCGCTGCGCCGCCACCTCGTCTCCGAGCGCGGGTTCGACCGTAAGGCGATCACCTTCACCGGCTACTGGAAGCGCGGCAGTTCGGAGGACGAACTCATCGCCGAGGTGGTTGCCTGA
- a CDS encoding ABC transporter substrate-binding protein: MHTPRSSSPSRRALLTAGGALGLGALVAACGGGGGKTAAEPDRAKGPWSFRDDRGTTAKSAGTPARVVAFTAAAAALHDFGVECVGVFGPTKLKDGKADPQAGDLDVAKVTVLGNAWGEFNVEKYAALAPDLLVTNMYQPDALWYVPDDSKKKILSLAPSVAFTTAGVSLTEPIRRYAELAASLGADLKAAKVTDAKARFEKAAETLRRAAKAKGGLKVLAASGSADLLYVSTPGVYADLSYFRSLGLDIITPGKVTGGFFENLSWENADKYPADLILLDDRTAALQPKDLAAKPTWAQLPAVKAGQITPWASEPRFSYAGAAPLIERLAAAVEKAVKVA; the protein is encoded by the coding sequence ATGCACACCCCCCGCTCCTCGTCCCCCTCCCGCCGCGCCCTGCTCACCGCGGGCGGCGCCCTCGGCCTCGGCGCGCTCGTCGCCGCCTGCGGGGGCGGCGGAGGGAAAACCGCCGCGGAGCCGGACCGGGCGAAGGGGCCATGGAGCTTCCGGGACGACCGCGGTACGACGGCGAAGTCGGCCGGCACCCCCGCGCGAGTGGTGGCCTTCACCGCGGCCGCGGCCGCTCTGCACGACTTCGGCGTCGAGTGCGTCGGGGTCTTCGGCCCCACCAAGCTCAAGGACGGCAAGGCCGATCCCCAGGCCGGCGACCTCGACGTCGCCAAGGTGACCGTTCTCGGCAACGCCTGGGGCGAGTTCAACGTCGAGAAGTACGCGGCCCTCGCCCCCGACCTGCTGGTCACCAACATGTACCAGCCCGACGCCCTGTGGTACGTGCCGGACGACAGCAAGAAGAAGATCCTCTCGCTGGCGCCCAGCGTCGCCTTCACCACCGCCGGCGTCTCCCTCACCGAGCCGATCCGGCGCTACGCCGAACTCGCCGCGTCCCTCGGCGCCGACCTGAAGGCCGCGAAGGTCACCGACGCCAAGGCCCGTTTCGAGAAGGCCGCCGAGACCCTGCGCCGCGCGGCCAAGGCCAAGGGCGGCCTCAAGGTCCTCGCCGCCTCCGGCAGCGCCGACCTGCTGTACGTCTCCACACCCGGCGTCTACGCGGACCTGAGCTACTTCCGCTCCCTCGGCCTGGACATCATCACGCCCGGCAAGGTCACCGGCGGTTTCTTCGAGAACCTGAGCTGGGAGAACGCCGACAAGTACCCCGCCGACCTGATCCTGCTCGACGACCGCACGGCCGCGCTGCAACCCAAGGATCTCGCCGCGAAGCCCACCTGGGCCCAGCTCCCCGCCGTCAAGGCCGGCCAGATCACCCCGTGGGCCAGCGAACCGCGCTTCTCCTACGCCGGCGCCGCCCCGCTGATCGAGCGGCTGGCCGCCGCGGTCGAGAAGGCGGTGAAGGTCGCATGA
- a CDS encoding iron ABC transporter permease yields MFVDSPARAPAAERAAPRRRAATRAAGLLAATGVLVLIAIASVATGAKPIPLDQVWHGLFHSTGTSTDVVVRELRVPRTLLGLLVGAGLGLAGAVMQALTRNPLADPGLLGVNAGASAAVVSAISFLGVTSLTGYVWFAFLGAAAVSVLVYALGGSRGATPVRLALAGTALTAALYGYVNAVELLDTAALDTMRFWTVGSLASATMTVVAQVAPFIGAGVLLALALARPLNAIALGDDTARALGASLTRTRVLAMTAITLLCGAATAACGPIVFIGLMVPHIVRSITGPDLRWTLPYAAILSPVLLLGADIAGRLVARPGELQAGIVTALIGGPVFIHLVRRRRMAQL; encoded by the coding sequence ATGTTCGTAGACAGTCCCGCCCGAGCACCGGCGGCCGAGAGAGCCGCCCCCCGGCGGCGTGCCGCGACCCGCGCCGCCGGACTGCTCGCAGCGACCGGCGTCCTGGTGCTGATCGCCATCGCGAGCGTCGCGACCGGCGCCAAACCGATCCCGCTCGACCAGGTCTGGCACGGGCTGTTCCACAGCACCGGCACGAGTACCGATGTCGTCGTCCGTGAACTGCGGGTGCCGCGCACCCTGCTCGGGCTGCTGGTCGGCGCCGGGCTCGGGCTGGCGGGCGCCGTCATGCAGGCGCTGACCCGCAACCCGCTGGCCGACCCCGGACTGCTCGGGGTCAACGCCGGCGCCTCGGCCGCCGTCGTCTCCGCCATCAGCTTCCTGGGCGTCACCTCGCTGACGGGGTACGTCTGGTTCGCCTTCCTCGGCGCCGCGGCCGTATCGGTCCTGGTGTACGCGCTCGGCGGCAGCCGGGGAGCGACCCCGGTGCGGCTGGCGCTGGCCGGCACCGCGCTCACCGCCGCGCTCTACGGCTATGTCAACGCCGTCGAACTGCTGGACACCGCGGCGCTCGACACCATGCGCTTCTGGACCGTCGGTTCGCTCGCGTCCGCCACCATGACCGTGGTCGCCCAGGTCGCGCCGTTCATCGGCGCCGGAGTGCTGCTCGCCCTCGCCCTGGCCCGCCCGCTCAACGCGATCGCCCTCGGCGACGACACCGCGCGGGCCCTGGGCGCCTCGCTGACCCGGACCCGTGTGCTGGCGATGACCGCCATCACCCTGCTGTGCGGGGCGGCCACCGCCGCCTGCGGGCCGATCGTCTTCATCGGTCTGATGGTGCCGCACATCGTCCGCTCGATCACCGGCCCCGACCTGCGCTGGACGCTTCCGTACGCCGCGATCCTGTCGCCCGTCCTGCTGCTCGGCGCGGACATCGCCGGCCGGCTCGTCGCCCGGCCGGGCGAACTGCAGGCCGGCATCGTCACCGCCCTGATCGGCGGGCCCGTCTTCATCCACCTGGTACGCCGCCGAAGGATGGCCCAGCTGTGA
- a CDS encoding iron chelate uptake ABC transporter family permease subunit: MRGSVLRTKGGLSVRLDTRAAGVVLLLAALAAVLAVALIGTGDYPMSPGEVLSTLTGGGTAAQEFIVNDVRLPRVLVGLLVGAALGIAGAVFQSVSRNPLGSPDVIGLGQGSAAGALTVIVLFHGGTYAVTGGAFAGALATGTAVYLLAWKRGIHGYRLVLVGIGAAAVLGAVNGYLLTRADYVDAARAVVWLTGSLDGRDWTQVRPLLITCAVLVPLVLGRGRALRMLEMGDDAAYALGVRVERTRLVLMLAAVLLTAAATAAAGPVAFVALTAPQLARRLTRSAGPNLPAAACMGATLLVGADWAAQRLFGDRLLPAGVVTGMLGGGYLLWLLVNERKAGRI, translated from the coding sequence GTGAGAGGTTCCGTACTGCGCACCAAGGGCGGGCTGTCGGTCCGCCTCGACACCCGGGCCGCCGGTGTCGTCCTGCTGCTCGCCGCCCTGGCGGCGGTGCTCGCCGTGGCACTCATCGGCACCGGGGACTACCCGATGTCACCCGGCGAGGTGCTCAGCACCCTGACCGGCGGCGGCACCGCCGCCCAGGAGTTCATCGTCAACGACGTGCGGCTGCCGCGCGTCCTGGTCGGGCTGCTCGTCGGCGCCGCCCTGGGCATCGCGGGCGCGGTGTTCCAGAGCGTCTCCCGCAACCCCCTCGGCAGCCCCGACGTGATCGGTCTCGGCCAGGGCTCCGCCGCCGGCGCGCTCACCGTCATCGTGCTCTTCCACGGCGGGACGTACGCCGTCACGGGCGGGGCCTTCGCCGGGGCGCTGGCCACCGGGACCGCCGTCTATCTGCTGGCGTGGAAACGCGGCATCCATGGCTACCGCCTCGTGCTCGTCGGGATCGGCGCGGCGGCCGTGCTCGGCGCGGTCAACGGCTATCTGCTCACCCGGGCCGACTACGTCGACGCCGCCCGCGCCGTCGTCTGGCTGACCGGGTCGCTCGACGGCCGGGACTGGACCCAGGTCCGGCCGCTGCTCATCACCTGCGCGGTCCTCGTCCCCCTGGTGCTCGGCCGCGGCCGGGCGCTGCGCATGCTCGAGATGGGCGACGACGCCGCGTACGCGCTGGGGGTCCGGGTGGAACGCACCCGGCTGGTGCTGATGCTCGCCGCCGTCCTGCTCACCGCGGCCGCCACCGCCGCCGCGGGCCCGGTGGCCTTCGTCGCCCTCACCGCGCCCCAGCTCGCCCGCCGGCTCACCCGCTCCGCCGGCCCCAACCTGCCGGCCGCCGCCTGCATGGGCGCCACCCTGCTGGTCGGCGCCGACTGGGCGGCCCAGCGGCTGTTCGGCGACCGTCTGCTGCCGGCCGGTGTGGTCACCGGGATGCTCGGCGGCGGCTATCTGCTGTGGCTGCTGGTCAACGAACGCAAGGCGGGCCGGATATGA
- a CDS encoding ABC transporter ATP-binding protein — protein MQHRAGTPRLTAEGLTLAYDERVIAENLSVAIPDGSFTVIVGPNACGKSTLLRALSRMLKPTAGSVLLDGQAIGSLPAKKAARILGLLPQTSVAPDGITVADLVARGRYPHQGLLRQWSRDDERIVGESMAATAVADLADRYVDELSGGQRQRVWIAMALAQQTPLLLLDEPTTYLDIQHQIEILDLCADLHEQQGRTLVAVLHDLNHAARYATHLIALRDGKVVAEGAPRDIVTAELVERVFGLRCQVIDDPETGTPLVVPAARRTRTAGAAPVAVSG, from the coding sequence ATGCAGCACCGTGCCGGAACCCCGCGGCTCACCGCCGAGGGCCTCACCCTCGCCTACGACGAGCGCGTCATCGCCGAGAACCTCTCGGTCGCGATCCCCGACGGCTCCTTCACCGTCATCGTCGGCCCGAACGCCTGCGGCAAGTCGACCCTGTTGCGCGCCCTGTCGCGGATGCTCAAACCCACGGCCGGTTCCGTGCTGCTCGACGGACAGGCGATCGGGTCGCTCCCCGCGAAGAAGGCCGCCCGGATCCTCGGGCTGCTCCCCCAGACCTCGGTCGCACCCGACGGCATCACCGTCGCCGATCTCGTCGCACGCGGCCGCTATCCGCACCAGGGGCTGCTGCGCCAGTGGTCGCGGGACGACGAACGCATCGTCGGGGAGTCGATGGCCGCCACCGCGGTCGCCGACCTCGCCGACCGCTATGTCGACGAGCTCTCCGGCGGTCAGCGCCAGCGCGTCTGGATCGCGATGGCGCTCGCCCAGCAGACCCCGCTGCTGCTGCTCGACGAGCCGACGACGTACCTCGACATCCAGCACCAGATCGAGATCCTCGACCTCTGTGCCGATCTGCACGAACAGCAGGGCCGCACCCTCGTCGCCGTCCTCCACGACCTCAACCACGCCGCCCGCTACGCCACGCACCTCATCGCGCTGCGGGACGGAAAGGTCGTGGCCGAGGGCGCACCGCGGGACATCGTCACCGCGGAACTGGTGGAACGGGTCTTCGGGTTGCGCTGCCAGGTCATCGACGACCCCGAGACCGGTACCCCGCTCGTCGTCCCCGCCGCGCGCCGCACCCGTACGGCGGGTGCGGCGCCCGTGGCGGTGAGCGGCTGA
- a CDS encoding carotenoid oxygenase family protein, with amino-acid sequence MKGHTRRDVVRSAAIVAAGGFAAQLVGGGSAGLTLAGAATRTPAGGSGFPFLQGAFAPVTKEVTAFDLPVTGRIPRELNGRYLRNGPNVLGLEDHRAHHFMLGEGMVHGVRLRDGRAEWYRNRWIRSSGVARKLGEPYHGPVPENDFANNTHVIAHKGRVLALQESGPLPYELDEELNTVGTYDFGGTLNGPYTAHTKYDAHAGELHAVTYYPTWDHIRHLVVDHAGRVVRTTRIPVADSPMMHDFALTRKYVIIFDIPVTFDPVAAEAGKLVPYIWNDDHPSRVGVLPRDGGRIRWFEVPPYFHSHTLNAYDEGDSVVVDITTYPAPFYVDGRGSDGPSSFSTPSLNRWTIDLAHGQVRFALLDDRPQEFPRVNETMVSRRHRYGYSAAAAEMFTAYETVDGVPPDESFSNALIKQDLVRGTSQVHRLPQGAAAGEAVFVPRHGCDPHPTAAEDDGYTLAYVHNPDRGATDLVILAAQDFTGKPLARIHLPARVPLGFHGSWVADE; translated from the coding sequence ATGAAGGGTCACACGCGACGGGACGTAGTACGCAGCGCGGCGATCGTGGCGGCGGGAGGGTTCGCGGCGCAGCTGGTGGGCGGTGGCTCCGCCGGTCTGACGTTGGCGGGCGCGGCGACACGGACACCGGCGGGCGGCAGCGGCTTTCCGTTCCTTCAGGGGGCCTTCGCACCGGTGACGAAGGAGGTGACGGCGTTCGATCTGCCGGTCACCGGCCGCATCCCCCGCGAACTGAACGGCCGCTATCTGCGGAACGGCCCGAACGTGCTGGGTCTCGAGGACCACCGGGCGCACCACTTCATGCTCGGCGAGGGCATGGTGCACGGTGTCCGGCTGCGCGACGGCCGCGCCGAGTGGTACCGCAACCGCTGGATCCGTTCGTCCGGTGTGGCCAGGAAGCTGGGCGAGCCCTACCACGGTCCGGTGCCGGAGAACGACTTCGCGAACAACACCCATGTGATCGCGCACAAGGGCCGCGTCCTGGCGCTGCAGGAGAGCGGGCCGCTGCCCTACGAGCTCGACGAGGAACTGAACACCGTCGGCACGTACGACTTCGGCGGGACGCTGAACGGCCCCTACACCGCGCACACCAAGTACGACGCCCACGCCGGTGAGCTGCACGCCGTCACCTACTACCCGACGTGGGACCACATCCGGCATCTCGTGGTCGACCACGCGGGGCGGGTGGTCAGGACCACCAGGATCCCGGTGGCGGACAGCCCGATGATGCACGACTTCGCGCTCACCAGGAAGTACGTGATCATCTTCGACATCCCCGTCACGTTCGATCCGGTGGCCGCCGAGGCGGGCAAGCTGGTGCCGTACATCTGGAACGACGACCACCCGTCACGGGTCGGGGTGCTGCCGCGGGACGGCGGGCGGATCCGCTGGTTCGAGGTGCCGCCCTACTTCCACTCGCACACCCTCAACGCCTACGACGAGGGCGATTCGGTGGTCGTGGACATCACCACCTACCCGGCCCCCTTCTACGTCGACGGACGGGGCTCCGACGGTCCCTCGTCGTTCAGCACCCCGTCGCTGAACCGGTGGACCATCGACCTGGCGCACGGCCAGGTGCGGTTCGCCCTGCTCGACGACCGGCCGCAGGAGTTCCCCCGGGTCAACGAGACGATGGTCTCCCGGCGGCACCGGTACGGCTACTCGGCGGCGGCCGCCGAGATGTTCACGGCCTACGAGACGGTCGACGGTGTCCCGCCGGACGAGTCCTTCAGCAACGCGCTGATCAAGCAGGACCTGGTCCGCGGCACCTCACAGGTGCACCGGCTGCCGCAGGGCGCGGCGGCCGGTGAGGCGGTCTTCGTCCCGCGGCACGGCTGCGATCCGCATCCGACGGCGGCCGAGGACGACGGCTACACACTGGCGTACGTGCACAACCCGGACCGCGGAGCCACCGACCTGGTGATCCTGGCCGCGCAGGACTTCACCGGCAAGCCGCTCGCCCGCATCCACCTGCCGGCACGGGTACCGCTCGGCTTCCACGGCAGCTGGGTCGCGGACGAGTGA
- a CDS encoding ferritin-like domain-containing protein, translating into MSVTTFAGWTRGFEAEIEHRRAQGEPDWAGGASLARPLARSLQRFQVGEDGDGANLIRKADEAGDRDYAAAVRLFVAEEQNHARLLSLLLGAGGMPTIAAHWSDSVFVRLRRLLGLRLELLVLMIAEVVALRYYRAVSEGTGDPLVSEVAARILADERRHVPFHCLRLREALGALPGVLRVLVMTGWRLLLLGATVVVAWDHGPALRHLGMPRRRFIADVMRSSTDVVADILGTRPLQPADAAPQRTRSRAAVSPGRAG; encoded by the coding sequence ATGAGCGTGACCACATTCGCCGGCTGGACACGGGGATTCGAGGCCGAGATCGAGCACCGGCGCGCACAGGGCGAACCTGACTGGGCGGGCGGCGCGAGCCTGGCGCGGCCGCTCGCGCGCAGCCTGCAGCGCTTCCAGGTCGGCGAGGACGGCGACGGGGCGAATCTGATCCGCAAGGCCGACGAGGCCGGGGACCGCGACTACGCCGCGGCGGTCCGGCTGTTCGTGGCGGAGGAGCAGAACCACGCGCGACTGCTGTCGCTGCTGCTCGGCGCGGGCGGGATGCCGACCATCGCGGCCCACTGGAGCGACTCGGTCTTCGTCCGGCTGCGCAGACTGCTGGGCCTGAGACTCGAACTGCTGGTCCTGATGATCGCCGAGGTGGTGGCCCTGCGGTACTACCGGGCCGTCAGCGAGGGCACGGGGGACCCGCTGGTCAGCGAGGTCGCGGCGCGGATCCTGGCGGACGAGCGCCGGCACGTCCCCTTCCACTGCCTGCGGCTGCGGGAGGCACTCGGCGCACTGCCCGGGGTGCTGCGCGTCCTTGTGATGACCGGCTGGCGACTGCTGCTGCTCGGTGCCACCGTCGTCGTCGCCTGGGACCACGGTCCGGCGCTGCGCCATCTCGGCATGCCGCGGCGCCGGTTCATCGCCGATGTCATGCGGTCGTCCACGGACGTCGTCGCCGACATCCTGGGCACCCGGCCGCTGCAGCCGGCCGATGCCGCGCCCCAGCGGACACGGTCCCGGGCGGCCGTCTCACCGGGCCGGGCCGGCTGA